Below is a window of Pelagicoccus albus DNA.
TCTGCTACATCTAGCATTCGCTCGAATTCGGATTGAACCTCCTCTCTTAGAGCTGCCTGATCCTCAAGTAATTGCTCCTCCGTAAGAGGCGAATCTTGGAATTGCGACAGGATGAGCGACTTAATCCCAGCTGCTGCAGATGCCTTTTTCAGAAGTTTCGCGCCCTCTACGCCCTGCTCTCGAAAATCGATATGCATGGTAGTGCCGGTCCGAACCATAAACGACAATTGCTCGACCAAATGCGGCAATTGAACCGCTTCGCTCATCTTGCCAAGCTCACGATACTTGTATCCATGAGGCCGAAAAAAGCCCTCTTCCAGCGTCAAACCATCCGTGCCATCTTGCAGTGGCGAGTCGCCGACATGGGTATGAGCGTTGCATAGCCCAGGGACGAGCACCAGCCCGCAGCCAGCAACCTCAGATACGGGTCGCACAGGCTGAATCTCGCTAAAAACCCCCTTCTCGACTACTATTTTTTCGCAAAGAAACGGCTGTAGTTCAGTTCCCAGCAATGCCACGGCATCCCGGAAAACCATCGCTTCAATCATGACTCCAACTCGCTGTCCTTAGAAATCAGGAAAAGCAGCGAGATTCCCATTGTGAGAAACATACGCGTCGCGGCGTCCTGTCCGTTGAAGGAGTTGGATTGCCACATCAGGAACCACTCCGCTCCCACTACGAGGAAGGCCAAGTACCACTGCAGCATGCTCACAGTCAGTCCCAAAACAGCTAGCCCTTTGGCCTTGTTGAATTCCGCAGCGCTCTTGCCACGGGCTTTGTATAGGCGAAGGACACCCATCCCGAGAATCACCATGGAAACGAACTCCCAGCAAATAATCGTGGCGTAGAAAACATGATAGACCCAAGGTGAATCAATTGAACGCCACATAGCCCCATTCCCTTCGAAAGTTGTATCCATCTTGAGGACACCTTCCACAAAGGCGTAATTGGATCCGTAGTCGGTGATGTTGTTAAATACAACGAGAAGCAGAAACGGAACAGAAGCGGCAGTCAGGGCAATTTTACAAAGGCGAATCGGCATGGCCACCCATCAGCAAGATTTCGGCCAACAGAACTACGGCACCCATTTTGCTTTGCCGCTAGAGATGCCTTGGATTTGCAGAGAAACTCCCCACAGAAATTATCTCCGCATTTGGTTACCCAGCTCGGATGGGGTCACCTTGCCCCCAAAGCCTGAGGCGTCTCAAACAACACTCTCCGTGTTCTACTTTTCGGACGCCCACGGTAAGCACTTATCGCTTTCAGATCCTGAAGCCTGTCGACTCGCCTCCCTCGCCAAATTCAGGGAATCAGAGGCTGGAGATTCGCTACTTTTAAATGGAGGGGATGACTTTGGAGGCGGAGAACCATGGGATCTTTTTATGGAAAAAGAGGGCCCCGTTCCGAATCCCTTGTACGAATACCTCAACGCCTATGGAGTAGATGCGATCTGCCCGGGCAACCATGATTTGGACTGGGGGATAGAAAGCCTAGTTGAAAAAGCGCCTCGCGACTTTCCCCTCTTCATTGCGAGCAATCTAACAACTTCCTCCCCGCTCAATCGCGTGACTCACGACATCGTCCTCTTCGATTTTTTGGACAAACGGGTCGCAGTCTTGGGCCTCGCGAACACGAACCACATTCCAGATCCGTATTCCGACTTTGTAGATCCGGCCAAGGCACTTGGTAATCGTATAGCAGATGCTCAATCTCTAGCGAACATCGTGGTTGTCCTTTCGCATAACGGAACCACTTACGACAAAGCTTTGCTCGACCAGCTTCCGCCGGGCGTGCTGCTCTGCGGAGCCCATACCCATCAATTGATTCCATCCATCGAAAAGTCTCCACAGACTACCAACTACATACAAGCGGGATTGGGGCTAAGCGTCTACAACAAGGCAGTTTGGAGCGTGTCGAATCGATGGACTTGCTCCACAATACCAATCTCCAAGTTTCAGACTTCCACTATCTCTCAAGCCGAAACGAACATGGTAGCCGCTGCCAATCAGCTGATACTCGCAGCTGGCGAAATCGACGTGCAGGTAGAGAAACTACAGGAAGAGGATCCCTGGACAGACCGGTACCGCGGCCAATCAAGCACATTGAACTGGGTTTGCGATCAGATCTCCGCCTCCCTTCCGCCAGCACGTGACAATGCAAGGCTGATCGCGATCGGCTGCGCATTCATGGGAAACCGCAGGCTTAATGGAAGCTTAAGCAAAGCAGAATGGTATCAACTATTCCCCTACGGCGACCAACTTTACAAGGCGACCATTCCATGGTGTTTGCTGCCAAGGATCTTGGAATTAAATACCAGGCGGGTCCTGGAGCCTCCGGGATACCGGGATGATATTGGAATTCTACACTTCGACGGAAAGCTCTCTTACGAGGTCGAGCTCAGCCAGGATTCTCCGAAGCTCATGAGGGCCGCCTACAAAGACATGGACTTCCACCCCAACCAGTTCGACACACTCGAACTCTACACCCACAGCTACGTGGCCTCCGGAGCGGGCGGATATTCAAATCTCTTCCAATCCGCAGGCCTAGACTTTCCTAGCTTCAAAGTAGCAGGACCTTCGATTCGAGAAACCCTCTGGAAACAAGCCAAAGAACACGGAGTTCAAATTCCACCTAGCTCGCAGAAACGCTTCACGTTCCTGTCGACCGACTAGACGAGTTTCCGATATGGCGGAATTTCTAAAGACTTAAAGCTCCCTTCCAAGAACAGCTGCCGGTCGATTCGAGGTCGGCTTAGCAACTGGCTTAGACTACTAGCAGCGAATTTTACGAAACGTGCAGGAGCCCCCGGTGCAATTCTTCCAAAACCTTTTTCTCCCAAATCCATCAGCGAAGCCGCTTGCGATGTCACCACCGTCGTTGATTCCTGCAAGCGACGATCTAGGTGGCCGATGCGAACCGACTCGCGGTAGACTTCCAGCATATCGAAATCGCCAAACGCATAAAATGCATCCCGCACATTGTCGCTGGCGCAAGCGAAAGGGACCCCTCGTTCCATGAATTCATGCGCTAAAGTAATCCCTCTCCAATACGGAGTTTGGATAGTATCACCGACTCCTCTGCGATCCTGCAGATACAAGTTGCACATGGGCAAGGAAACGATTTTCAGTCCCGCTTCTTTCACCAGTTCGAGCGTCTCTTTTTGCTTTTCGATCGGCCTAACGGCAAGACTGCAACAGTGTCCGCACACGACTGTATTTGTGAATTCATTACGTATAACAGCACGAGCGACCGCTGACAGACAGTCCGCATCTGGATTGCCGCTTTCGTCTACGTGCAAGTCCAATCCGACACCCCTTTCTTTCGCGAATCCCAAGAGGCGATCAAGTTGCGAATCAAGTTCAGGGTTCATGAGCGGCATGCCACCCAAGGCATTGGCTCCGTATCGAATGGGAAGGTCTGCAAGAGCCTCGCCCTTATCCGTTGCGTAGTCGTCGACTCGACAAAGGCTTACCATCTGCAAATCGACCTTTCCTTTCCAGTCTTCTCGTAGCTGACTGAGGGCTTTGTAACTGCGTTCCGCCCAATCCAAGCCCGTATCCACGTGCGTGCGAAGCGCCACAGTTCCATAGGCATAGGCGCACTCGAGCGAGTAGTTCGCGCGTGCATAGACATCTTCCTCAGTCCAATGAACTTTGTCCTTAAACAAGTTCTTGAGCGCTTCATCGAAAGTACCGGATCGGTTAGGAGCCCGCTCCCAACTGTGAGCCTTGTCCAAATGTGTGTGAGCGTCCAAGAACCCCGGAAACAGAAGCTGGTCGCTAACGTCTAGGCAACCTTCTTCGGGCTTCTCATCGTGTTGCGAAATGGACTTCACCGTATCGCCCTCAAGCACAATTTTCACGACACTTAATCCTTCCGCATCTTCTCGTAATTCGAGCTTTTCTGGAAGCAGGCATCGAGGCGCTTTCGCGATTAAAGTAGCATTCGGCTGATCGTCCAATGTCATGTATATTTGTTTCTTTAGAGGGTCTAAACTCGTCCCTAGGAAAGCAATCGTAGTACCAATTTGCACTGGCTGCTCGTGAATTTCAAATTGGCAGCGTTCGTGCTTAACGAGTGCCAGAGGATCAAGTCCTCTCCGCTTTGCCAACCTATTAAAATCGCCGCCTGCTACCCTAGTTCGACCAACTCGCGTGAACATCACGCGTTCTTGGATTCGCCGCTAGATGATGAACATGTTACTTCGACTCATCCTACTACCGATTCTTTTCCATGCCTGCGCCCTTCTCCATGCAGACGAACCGGTGAAGCTGTTCATCTTGTCATTGAAATTCCAGACAAGCGAAGGATCGCACGTAAAGGAAGTTTCGTGGGATGAAATTTCAAAACTACCCACTCACTCCGCAAGGCTTCCCATGGAAATCGACGAGGTAGAGCGAGAAATGACCTACGTCTACTTGTCCGACTTCATTGCGGAGTTCTCATCGGACGAGGATGTCGACTTCTGGCTCGCGAACTGCAGCGACGGTTACCAATCAAATTTCTCTCCGGCCATCATCGAAGCAACAAACCCTTACCTCATCCTCACGGTGGAAGGACAGCCCTTGGGAGCTTGGCTCGCTGAAATCGGTCATCCCGAATGGGGACCCTTCATAATCAATACCGAGAAGACAGACTCCTTGAGGGATCCGGGGCACAAGAACCCTTGGGGCGTG
It encodes the following:
- a CDS encoding DUF2165 family protein, whose protein sequence is MPIRLCKIALTAASVPFLLLVVFNNITDYGSNYAFVEGVLKMDTTFEGNGAMWRSIDSPWVYHVFYATIICWEFVSMVILGMGVLRLYKARGKSAAEFNKAKGLAVLGLTVSMLQWYLAFLVVGAEWFLMWQSNSFNGQDAATRMFLTMGISLLFLISKDSELES
- a CDS encoding cytosine deaminase, whose protein sequence is MTLDDQPNATLIAKAPRCLLPEKLELREDAEGLSVVKIVLEGDTVKSISQHDEKPEEGCLDVSDQLLFPGFLDAHTHLDKAHSWERAPNRSGTFDEALKNLFKDKVHWTEEDVYARANYSLECAYAYGTVALRTHVDTGLDWAERSYKALSQLREDWKGKVDLQMVSLCRVDDYATDKGEALADLPIRYGANALGGMPLMNPELDSQLDRLLGFAKERGVGLDLHVDESGNPDADCLSAVARAVIRNEFTNTVVCGHCCSLAVRPIEKQKETLELVKEAGLKIVSLPMCNLYLQDRRGVGDTIQTPYWRGITLAHEFMERGVPFACASDNVRDAFYAFGDFDMLEVYRESVRIGHLDRRLQESTTVVTSQAASLMDLGEKGFGRIAPGAPARFVKFAASSLSQLLSRPRIDRQLFLEGSFKSLEIPPYRKLV